One region of Psychrobacter sp. DAB_AL43B genomic DNA includes:
- a CDS encoding lipopolysaccharide biosynthesis protein, with amino-acid sequence MIKLKANSFVGGAGVYLFSNILNVVIPFILLPILTRYLSPSEYGEVAMFQTLLGAVGAFVGITFVGAAGRKFYDTDLKQGELAEFIGSCIQLILIFSLVVLTVCFLFRIQLSGWIGIKTEYITWAVLVASFNVIITIRLDQWQIRKQAIKYGVLQISQSLFNMLLSLLFVVALLKGAEGRIDSQIIVSLVFVVLALYLLNKDNILKVFVWRKEYLFEALKFGVPLIPHIAGSFLLLSVDRFVINKEIGIAEAGIYMVAVQLTAAIGIVFDAINKAYIPWLFEKLKADQLEEKQKIVKLTYAWFFLIILGVMLSFFIGPPLVVLIAGEQYAQAGKVIGWLALGQGFQGMYLMVTNYIFYSKRTGLLSLASISSGILNLILLIVLVRIIGLEGAAIAFAISMCIRFLLTWWIAHKRHPMPWFNFIK; translated from the coding sequence ATGATAAAACTTAAAGCTAATAGTTTCGTTGGGGGTGCTGGAGTCTATTTATTTTCTAATATTCTTAATGTTGTAATTCCTTTCATCTTATTACCGATACTAACGCGTTATCTAAGTCCTTCTGAATATGGTGAAGTAGCTATGTTCCAGACTTTGTTAGGTGCAGTAGGTGCGTTCGTAGGAATTACTTTTGTTGGTGCTGCAGGACGTAAATTTTATGATACTGACCTTAAACAAGGTGAGCTTGCTGAATTTATAGGCTCTTGCATTCAACTTATTCTGATTTTCTCACTGGTAGTATTAACAGTATGTTTTCTTTTCCGAATACAGCTTTCTGGATGGATAGGGATTAAGACTGAATATATTACTTGGGCTGTACTCGTTGCATCTTTTAATGTAATTATCACAATACGCTTAGATCAGTGGCAAATAAGGAAACAAGCCATTAAATATGGTGTATTGCAAATCTCACAAAGTCTATTTAATATGCTTTTATCGTTGCTCTTTGTCGTTGCTCTTTTAAAAGGAGCAGAAGGGCGAATAGATTCTCAGATAATAGTAAGTTTGGTGTTTGTAGTGTTAGCGTTATACCTCTTAAACAAAGATAATATCCTTAAAGTTTTTGTATGGCGAAAAGAGTATTTATTTGAGGCACTCAAATTCGGTGTTCCTCTTATCCCTCACATAGCTGGTAGTTTTTTGCTACTGTCAGTAGATCGCTTTGTTATTAATAAAGAAATAGGAATTGCCGAAGCTGGAATATATATGGTTGCTGTCCAGTTAACAGCAGCAATAGGTATTGTTTTCGATGCTATCAATAAAGCATATATACCTTGGTTATTTGAAAAGCTAAAAGCTGACCAGTTAGAAGAAAAGCAAAAAATAGTTAAATTAACCTATGCTTGGTTTTTTCTAATTATCTTAGGTGTTATGCTTTCTTTTTTCATTGGACCGCCATTGGTGGTGTTAATAGCAGGCGAACAATATGCTCAAGCGGGTAAGGTAATAGGGTGGTTGGCATTAGGACAAGGCTTTCAGGGCATGTATCTTATGGTTACTAACTATATATTTTACTCTAAAAGAACCGGCTTGCTTTCATTAGCATCTATTAGCTCAGGTATATTAAATTTAATTTTATTGATTGTTTTAGTACGTATTATTGGTTTGGAAGGTGCAGCGATTGCATTTGCTATATCAATGTGCATTCGTTTCTTATTAACATGGTGGATAGCGCATAAGCGTCATCCAATGCCTTGGTTTAATTTCATTAAGTAG
- a CDS encoding LegC family aminotransferase, whose amino-acid sequence MQTQLIQLVRNIYSTNDFIPLHAPTFTGNEQTYLAETITSTFVSSVGKFVSEFEQKIEAFTHTSRAIATVNGTAALHSALHLSDVKAGDLVLTQALTFVATCNALHHMGAKPVFIDIELNSFGLCPNATSAWLSDNAMLDGDDQCRHKESGAAIKAVMPMHTFGHPVQIDELLTICQEWNLTLIEDAAESLGSYYKNQHTGTLGRFGALSFNGNKVITTGGGGMLLCREQADGMRAKHITTTAKVPHAYEFYHDEAGFNYRMPNLNAALGCAQMEQLQAKLANKRVIAKRYAEFFEGSNFRFVKEPDYARSNYWLNAVVCPDLDTRNTLLETTNAQGVMTRPVWQLMHRLPMFANALRGDLTNSEWAEARLVNLPSSPVGK is encoded by the coding sequence ATGCAAACACAACTAATTCAACTAGTTAGAAACATCTATTCCACCAACGACTTTATTCCATTGCATGCTCCAACTTTTACAGGTAATGAGCAGACATATTTAGCCGAAACTATTACTAGCACTTTTGTATCAAGTGTAGGTAAGTTTGTTAGCGAGTTCGAACAAAAAATTGAGGCTTTCACGCATACTTCGCGTGCTATTGCTACTGTAAATGGCACTGCAGCCTTGCATTCAGCTTTACACTTGTCAGACGTGAAGGCAGGTGACTTGGTATTGACTCAAGCTTTAACTTTTGTAGCAACATGCAATGCATTACACCACATGGGAGCTAAGCCAGTTTTTATTGACATCGAGCTCAATTCTTTTGGTTTGTGCCCTAATGCTACTTCTGCATGGTTATCGGATAATGCTATGCTAGACGGTGATGATCAGTGTCGTCACAAAGAAAGTGGAGCTGCAATAAAAGCGGTCATGCCAATGCATACCTTTGGTCATCCAGTCCAGATTGATGAGCTATTAACAATTTGCCAAGAGTGGAATCTAACTTTAATTGAAGATGCTGCTGAAAGCTTAGGTTCCTATTATAAGAATCAACATACGGGTACTTTAGGACGCTTTGGCGCATTAAGCTTTAATGGTAATAAAGTAATTACTACTGGCGGCGGCGGTATGCTGTTGTGCCGTGAGCAAGCCGACGGTATGAGAGCCAAACATATCACCACTACCGCTAAAGTACCACACGCCTATGAGTTCTACCACGATGAAGCAGGGTTTAATTACCGAATGCCCAACCTTAATGCCGCTTTAGGCTGTGCACAAATGGAGCAGCTTCAGGCGAAGCTTGCTAATAAGCGAGTTATTGCTAAGCGTTACGCTGAGTTTTTCGAGGGAAGTAACTTTCGTTTTGTAAAAGAGCCTGATTATGCGCGTTCCAACTACTGGTTAAATGCGGTAGTCTGTCCCGATTTAGATACACGTAATACTCTATTAGAAACTACAAATGCACAAGGTGTCATGACTCGTCCCGTTTGGCAACTGATGCACCGTTTACCTATGTTTGCTAATGCTTTACGCGGTGATCTTACCAATTCTGAGTGGGCAGAAGCCAGATTAGTTAATTTACCTAGCTCTCCTGTAGGAAAATAA
- a CDS encoding polysaccharide biosynthesis protein, translated as MPIDPSIISKKDKISSIEPNDFAERTARILLSLPRSVKRSILILADFIMSVVCLFFAVAARYGYVDHHVSLWLLSVSALIPVLCLYAIGFYNGVARGFFDAMMGSVLQLFFVLIIVAQTVLYFKLLPGIPRAVPILYLFLFFIWLWNSRLTIRELLARWQGQRQQHKYDDYDNVVIYGAGEAGKELLEGLRNSHKYNVVAYIDDDPQLTGAYLLGKKIYPAHKLVSLVDELEIAQVFLAIPSISRAQKRQIIDKLSGIAIKIKELPSLEEIADEKVTVSSMRKIDILDVLDRQTVEPDEQLLQLNITNKCVLVTGAGGSIGSELCRQIIKNKPQCLVLYELSEFALYSIHQELIAKQASNLAYQNIKIIAVIGNVTNEPNLLRILNLHDIQTVYHAAAYKHVPMVEHNPFEGVINNTKGTYHCARAAIKANVETFVLISTDKAVRPTNVMGASKRLAELVCQGLSQTNNKTCISMVRFGNVLGSSGSVVPVFTKQIEQGKPITVTHPDVTRYFMTIPEAANLVIQAGAMASGGEVFVLDMGEPVKIIDLAHRMIHLSGFDIKDAAHPEGDIEVIFTGLRAGEKLYEELIIGEDNVEATDHPLIMQAIEHSFPLADIETVLFEITERQKEFDVPWLKQQFKQFVEGYQEGATPT; from the coding sequence ATGCCAATTGATCCATCAATAATTTCTAAGAAAGATAAAATATCTTCTATAGAGCCTAATGATTTTGCTGAGCGTACTGCTAGGATATTGTTGAGCCTGCCTCGAAGCGTTAAGCGTAGTATTTTAATATTGGCTGATTTTATCATGTCAGTAGTTTGTCTATTCTTTGCCGTTGCAGCACGCTATGGGTATGTAGACCATCATGTAAGTTTATGGTTATTAAGTGTCAGTGCACTGATTCCAGTATTATGCCTATATGCTATTGGATTTTATAATGGCGTGGCACGAGGGTTCTTTGATGCGATGATGGGTAGCGTATTACAACTTTTCTTTGTACTCATCATCGTTGCCCAAACTGTTTTATATTTTAAATTACTACCCGGTATCCCTCGTGCAGTACCTATCTTATATCTGTTTCTATTTTTTATATGGCTATGGAATAGCCGCTTAACGATTAGAGAGCTGCTAGCAAGGTGGCAGGGTCAAAGGCAGCAACATAAGTATGATGATTATGATAACGTTGTTATTTATGGGGCAGGAGAGGCAGGCAAAGAGCTCCTAGAAGGTTTGAGAAACTCTCATAAGTATAACGTGGTCGCTTATATTGATGATGATCCGCAGCTCACCGGTGCTTATTTACTTGGTAAAAAGATTTATCCTGCTCATAAGTTGGTGAGTTTAGTAGATGAGCTTGAGATTGCACAAGTTTTTTTAGCCATTCCCTCTATCAGCCGTGCGCAAAAAAGGCAGATTATAGATAAATTATCTGGCATAGCCATTAAAATTAAAGAGCTACCAAGCTTAGAAGAAATCGCTGACGAAAAAGTCACTGTCAGTAGTATGCGCAAAATTGATATTTTAGATGTGCTAGATCGGCAAACGGTGGAGCCAGATGAGCAGCTGTTGCAGCTCAATATCACAAATAAATGCGTATTAGTGACTGGTGCTGGGGGCTCTATCGGTAGTGAGTTATGCCGACAAATTATTAAAAATAAACCTCAGTGTCTGGTTCTTTACGAGCTGTCTGAGTTTGCACTTTATAGTATCCATCAAGAGCTGATAGCAAAACAAGCTAGTAACCTTGCTTATCAAAACATTAAAATCATTGCCGTTATTGGTAATGTAACTAACGAACCGAACCTGCTTAGAATACTTAATCTCCATGATATACAGACTGTCTATCATGCAGCTGCTTATAAACATGTGCCTATGGTAGAGCACAATCCTTTTGAGGGTGTTATCAATAATACCAAAGGCACTTATCACTGTGCGCGAGCAGCTATCAAAGCCAATGTTGAGACATTTGTGCTTATCTCTACAGATAAAGCTGTAAGACCGACCAATGTGATGGGCGCTTCTAAGCGTTTAGCGGAATTAGTCTGTCAAGGTCTAAGTCAGACAAACAATAAAACCTGTATTAGTATGGTGCGCTTCGGTAATGTCCTTGGCTCGTCAGGCTCTGTCGTACCCGTATTTACTAAGCAAATAGAACAAGGTAAGCCAATAACAGTTACCCATCCTGATGTTACGCGTTATTTTATGACGATCCCAGAGGCGGCGAACTTGGTTATCCAAGCAGGTGCAATGGCATCAGGTGGTGAAGTATTCGTGCTTGATATGGGCGAGCCGGTCAAGATTATTGATTTAGCACATCGAATGATTCATTTAAGCGGTTTTGATATTAAAGATGCTGCCCATCCTGAAGGTGATATCGAGGTCATCTTTACGGGTCTTAGAGCAGGAGAAAAGCTCTATGAGGAGCTAATCATTGGTGAAGATAATGTCGAAGCAACCGATCATCCTCTTATCATGCAAGCGATAGAGCATAGCTTTCCATTAGCCGATATTGAAACCGTATTGTTCGAGATTACTGAAAGGCAAAAAGAGTTTGATGTACCTTGGCTAAAGCAGCAGTTTAAGCAGTTTGTGGAAGGCTATCAGGAAGGAGCTACTCCGACATAG
- a CDS encoding UDP-N-acetylglucosamine 4,6-dehydratase produces MASILKLIGREKKLFTADISNHSEKILEIVSSSRFLVLGGAGSIGQAVVKEIFKRNPQKLHVVDISENNLVELVRDIRSSFGYINGDFQTFALDIGSIEYDAFFKADGKFDYVLNLSALKHVRSEKDPYTLMRMIEVNIFNTDKTLQQSIDQGVKKYFCVSTDKAANPVNMMGASKRIMEMFLMRRSLEIDISTARFANVAFSDGSLLHGFNQRLEKRQPIVAPNDIKRYFVTPQESGELCLMSCVFGENRDIFFPKLSESLHLISFADIAVKYLTQKGFEPVLCSTEDEARELAKTLPEQGKWPCLFTGSDTTGEKDFEEFFTDAEILDMQRFSNLGVIKNEPVFNADLLAEFEGSICSMKSNLAWDKEAIVELFFKIIPDFGHKETGKYLDSKM; encoded by the coding sequence ATGGCTTCTATTTTAAAATTAATTGGTAGAGAAAAAAAGTTATTCACTGCTGATATTAGTAATCATTCAGAAAAGATTTTAGAGATTGTTTCTAGTTCACGGTTTTTAGTTTTAGGTGGTGCTGGATCTATCGGTCAAGCAGTCGTTAAGGAAATATTTAAACGTAATCCACAGAAGCTTCATGTTGTGGATATCAGTGAAAATAACTTGGTTGAATTGGTACGTGATATTCGTAGCTCTTTTGGCTATATCAATGGTGACTTTCAGACCTTTGCATTAGATATTGGCTCTATTGAATATGATGCTTTCTTTAAGGCCGATGGGAAGTTCGATTATGTGCTTAATTTGTCTGCATTAAAGCATGTACGTAGTGAAAAAGACCCTTATACGTTAATGCGCATGATTGAAGTTAATATATTCAATACAGATAAAACACTACAACAGTCTATTGATCAAGGTGTCAAAAAGTATTTTTGTGTATCTACGGATAAAGCAGCTAACCCAGTGAATATGATGGGAGCGTCAAAACGTATTATGGAAATGTTCTTGATGCGACGTAGTCTTGAAATTGATATTTCTACTGCACGTTTTGCCAATGTTGCTTTCTCTGATGGGTCGTTATTACATGGTTTTAATCAGCGCTTGGAAAAACGTCAGCCTATAGTTGCGCCTAATGACATAAAACGTTATTTCGTTACCCCGCAAGAGTCTGGTGAGCTGTGTCTAATGTCATGTGTTTTCGGTGAAAATCGTGATATTTTCTTTCCTAAGCTTAGTGAAAGTTTACATCTGATTTCATTTGCTGATATTGCTGTCAAATATCTTACACAAAAAGGTTTTGAACCGGTATTGTGCAGCACTGAAGATGAAGCAAGAGAGTTAGCTAAAACCCTACCGGAGCAAGGCAAATGGCCTTGTTTATTTACTGGCAGCGATACAACGGGCGAAAAAGACTTTGAAGAGTTTTTTACTGATGCAGAAATACTGGACATGCAGCGCTTTAGTAATTTAGGAGTGATTAAAAATGAGCCCGTGTTTAATGCTGATTTGCTAGCAGAGTTTGAAGGAAGCATTTGCTCAATGAAAAGTAACTTAGCATGGGATAAAGAAGCTATTGTTGAACTTTTCTTTAAAATAATCCCTGATTTCGGTCATAAAGAAACAGGTAAGTATCTTGATAGCAAAATGTGA
- the neuC gene encoding UDP-N-acetylglucosamine 2-epimerase, with translation MRIAVFTGTRAEYGLLYWLLKDIQADPTLELQLLVSAMHLSPEFGMTYQQIESDGFVITEKVEMLLSSDSAVGTAKSIGLGIIGFADALLRMQPDVLIVLGDRFEALAVAQAAMILRIPIAHIHGGEITEGAYDDAIRHAITKLSLLHFTSTETHRNRVIQLGESPSRVHNVGAVGLDHLQRSDLMSIKALASSLNFKLNQPYVLVTYHPVTLASEPTKESFLNLLNALEQFPEYQIILTYPNADDGGREIISVLEAYAQKQPKRVLAVPSLGQLRYLSAVKYAAAVVGNSSSGIIEVASFKVPTVNIGERQRGRMAAESVFSCAADTDSIVTTLKAALNADLSRVVNPYGKGNASGEILEHLKVAKLTTIKTFYDLKGDG, from the coding sequence ATGAGAATTGCAGTATTTACCGGAACAAGAGCAGAGTACGGACTTTTGTATTGGCTGTTAAAAGATATACAAGCAGATCCAACTTTAGAGTTGCAATTACTTGTATCAGCTATGCATTTATCCCCTGAATTCGGTATGACTTACCAACAAATCGAATCAGATGGCTTTGTTATTACTGAAAAAGTTGAGATGCTACTTTCTTCAGACTCTGCAGTAGGTACTGCTAAAAGTATAGGGTTAGGAATTATTGGTTTTGCAGATGCTTTATTGCGTATGCAACCTGATGTATTGATTGTTTTAGGTGACCGTTTTGAAGCGCTAGCAGTTGCGCAGGCCGCTATGATTTTACGCATTCCTATTGCACATATTCATGGTGGAGAGATAACGGAAGGTGCGTATGATGATGCCATCCGTCATGCTATTACCAAGCTAAGTTTATTGCATTTTACCTCAACCGAAACCCACCGTAATCGTGTTATCCAATTAGGGGAATCGCCTAGTCGGGTGCATAATGTTGGGGCGGTAGGATTGGATCATTTACAGCGCAGTGATTTAATGTCGATTAAAGCATTAGCAAGTTCTTTGAATTTCAAGCTTAATCAGCCTTATGTTTTAGTTACTTATCACCCAGTAACTTTGGCTTCTGAGCCAACTAAAGAGTCTTTTTTAAACCTACTAAATGCACTTGAACAATTTCCTGAGTACCAAATTATATTAACCTACCCGAATGCTGATGATGGTGGTAGAGAGATTATTTCTGTGCTAGAAGCTTATGCCCAAAAACAGCCAAAACGTGTGTTGGCAGTACCTTCACTAGGTCAGCTACGTTACTTGAGTGCTGTAAAGTACGCTGCGGCTGTTGTAGGCAATTCTTCTAGTGGCATTATTGAAGTTGCTTCTTTTAAAGTGCCAACAGTTAATATTGGTGAAAGACAGCGTGGACGAATGGCTGCCGAAAGTGTTTTTTCTTGTGCAGCAGATACAGATTCTATTGTTACTACACTTAAAGCAGCATTAAATGCTGACCTGAGTCGGGTAGTGAATCCTTATGGAAAAGGTAATGCGAGTGGCGAAATTTTAGAGCATTTGAAAGTGGCTAAATTGACTACAATAAAGACATTTTATGATTTGAAAGGAGACGGTTAG